The Actinomycetota bacterium genome window below encodes:
- a CDS encoding cytidine/deoxycytidylate deaminase family protein, whose protein sequence is MVEYPKLTTLKAQGRPSWDEYFLKITELVSHRSTCLRRQTGALLVKDKRILATGYNGAPTGLKHCAEVGCLRERQGISSGERHELCRGLHAEQNVIIQAALHGIEIKGSTLYCTHQPCVLCAKMVINAGIKRILFKGGYPDPLAESILREAKVELIHFEGSYCEL, encoded by the coding sequence ATGGTCGAGTATCCAAAGTTGACTACGCTGAAGGCGCAAGGGAGACCTTCGTGGGATGAGTATTTCCTGAAGATAACCGAGCTCGTTTCCCATCGCTCTACGTGCTTAAGGAGACAAACGGGTGCCCTTCTTGTAAAGGATAAAAGGATATTGGCCACAGGATACAATGGAGCCCCCACGGGACTTAAGCATTGCGCCGAGGTCGGATGTCTTAGGGAAAGACAGGGTATCTCATCTGGTGAAAGACATGAATTATGCCGCGGGTTGCATGCGGAACAAAATGTCATCATACAGGCGGCTCTTCACGGAATAGAGATCAAGGGATCAACCCTTTATTGTACCCATCAACCCTGTGTTCTCTGTGCTAAAATGGTCATCAATGCCGGTATAAAGAGAATTTTATTCAAGGGTGGATATCCCGACCCTTTGGCTGAAAGTATTTTACGCGAGGCAAAAGTGGAATTGATTCATTTTGAAGGTTCTTACTGTGAACTGTGA
- a CDS encoding MraY family glycosyltransferase, which yields MRDYLLAFAAAMVVAYFITPLVEIFAVKAGVVDVPSERKVHPEPTPMLGGIAIYLAFLLTLIWFVVIEQELAGILLGGTLMLILGIIDDIWDLSPKVKFLGQLLAASILLFYGIQIEFVGNPLGGLIYLGGWSIPLTLFWVVGLTNTVNFIDGLDGLAAGVCGIALLTLSFSAHQTGHIDIAFICLILAGSALGFLKHNFNPARIFMGDSGSMFLGFMLGAITVQGVMKSIAAIALLVPLVVMGVPIFDAAFAIFRRYKNKQPLTQADDGHIHHRLLRRGFSHRQTVVILYLWCFMLSAAALALRFASSQVKIVVFVCLAILSFFFERYIGIFDEFRGKIGRK from the coding sequence GTGCGGGATTACCTACTCGCCTTTGCGGCGGCTATGGTAGTAGCCTATTTTATAACACCCCTCGTTGAGATCTTTGCCGTCAAAGCAGGGGTTGTTGATGTACCATCTGAAAGAAAGGTACATCCCGAACCAACTCCTATGCTGGGCGGTATCGCCATCTATCTCGCTTTTCTGCTCACACTCATCTGGTTTGTGGTCATCGAACAAGAGCTGGCGGGAATCCTTTTGGGTGGCACTTTGATGTTGATCCTGGGAATAATCGACGATATCTGGGATCTATCTCCTAAGGTAAAATTCTTAGGCCAGCTCCTTGCAGCCTCAATCCTTCTTTTCTACGGAATACAAATTGAATTCGTGGGTAATCCCCTTGGAGGATTGATCTATCTGGGGGGATGGTCCATACCTCTCACTCTGTTCTGGGTTGTAGGTCTCACGAATACTGTGAATTTCATCGATGGCCTGGATGGTTTAGCCGCTGGTGTATGCGGAATAGCTCTGCTTACCCTCTCTTTCTCCGCTCATCAAACTGGTCATATAGATATAGCATTTATCTGCCTCATTTTGGCTGGAAGCGCCCTTGGTTTTTTGAAGCACAATTTCAATCCAGCCAGAATCTTCATGGGGGACTCAGGGAGCATGTTTTTGGGATTCATGCTTGGGGCCATCACAGTGCAGGGTGTGATGAAAAGCATCGCAGCCATAGCTCTTTTGGTCCCCCTTGTGGTTATGGGTGTCCCAATTTTTGACGCTGCCTTTGCCATCTTCAGGAGGTATAAAAATAAGCAACCGCTAACGCAGGCGGATGATGGTCATATCCACCATCGATTACTCCGCCGGGGATTTAGCCACAGACAAACCGTAGTCATCCTTTACCTCTGGTGTTTTATGCTCAGTGCCGCGGCTCTCGCTCTGAGGTTTGCTTCTTCCCAGGTCAAGATAGTTGTCTTTGTGTGTTTGGCTATCTTAAGCTTCTTTTTTGAGCGCTACATAGGCATATTTGATGAATTTAGAGGAAAAATAGGGAGGAAATGA